AACCAAACATAACTGCTTCGATACACCACCAAAACACACGCGGGTGAGATTAGCCCGTACTCCTTCATAAAAAGGCGGGACGATCTTATTTTAAAAAAGTCGTCGTCTGCCCATCCTCGACGGTATGAGCCTGTCTTCGGTGGTATGCGGGTGTGTACCTACAATACTTACACACGAACCGGCCGTACGTGTGTCATCTCGCGTCGTGTCGCACCGCACCGCAGGCAGTCAGCGTGTCCTATGGGACCGGCGTAGTTGTTGTAGAACGTGTATGCCTCCGCTTGTGAATCACAAGTCATAGACATTATCCTCCAATGCCTATCCAGCGTCTCTTGCTGCTATATTCAACATACCCGATGTCCATGtctgattcaccatcatcatcatggccATCATGCCCAGTAGGACGATCGACCTCCTCCTAGAAAATTACAAATAAACACGTGTTAGTTGCCATCACTTAGGTCATATGGTTGCATGCCATACAAAATATTCAACGTACCAGGCTCACTTATCGGCGTAAGATTCCTGAAAATCATTCTGCTTATTCTGAACATCGAAATCTGCGTGTAGATTTAAAAAAAAAGACATGTAAGTTGCCATGTGGTTGTTTTCCATTAAGAAGAACACAAATCAACGTACATGCCAGTTATCTCCCGGCGCTACTCTCATTAATTTGAAAGTCATCCGCCGCTAGGTTTTCATAGGAAGACAATGATCCATCTTCCTTATTATATGCATTCTTGCTAATGGAGCCATTATCTTTacctctttacctaataataaagagaattgggttACTTGTCGTACGTCGTCGGcatttttacagaaaaccccctgctGTTTTGGGTATTCAACCCGCAGTACTATTATAACTCAACCCGAAGCGGTACTGAcaagagaaaaaaagaaataacCCACAGACCCGCACGTCCCTACCTCCCAATCCCCTAAAAAACCCAATGCCATCTCCACCTCCTGCCGCCGGCCACACCACGCGCCGCCGTGTGTCGCCGGCCCACCCCCACGCCGTTGCGCGCCGCCGGTGCATCAGTCCTCCCCCACATCTTCTGCAGTCTTTAAATTAACTATTAGTCCCACCTCGCAGCTTTGTATCGAATCGAATCCTACAAATTTATATATGTTCGAAAGTAGACAATCAACAAGCCGAATAACAAAGCAAGATGAGATGAGAGAGCGGCTTAAGCAGAGATGGCTGATCAAGAGAATAAGAGAGAGATCAGGCCACCCTTGGGGAAGAGGAACGGATCCCCGTGGGTGCGGCTGGAACAAACGGGGGGCGCCGGGACGAGCCGTACGACAGTAATCGCCCTTCCCTCGGGGAAGCAGAACAGAGTCGTGGGCCGCTGGAGCGAAGCAGGGGCGACCGTCGTGGCCTACGGTGGAGGTGTGGCGCTGGTATCGAGCGGGACCTGGCGGTTGGACGTCGCGGGTGCTCCTGACGGTGGCTCCCGACACGGTCGGAGAAGGTGGGGTGGCGCGGATCTGGCGCTGAACAGCATCAGGAGCTTGGGCGTCGGGGTCGGAGGTCCATGGCGCGGGTGTGATGCTCCTGTACAGAAAAGATACGGGGAGGTGAGAGGTGAGGGAGAGATCCAGAAGGGGAAGGAACGGAGAGGAAGAAGGTCAGCGGACCAGCGGCCGGTCGCCGGACGGGAGGCAGGCCCCGGGGGCGAGGGGAGCTCCTTGCTCCGGTGTGGTTGGTGctggcggcggcgtacgggcggcAGCGTTGTGCAGCGCGGCTGGCTTGTGCATGAGCTCCTGGCTGGCGGCTGGCCTGCGCGCGAGGGCTGGCTGGGCCTGTGGCGGAGGCGCGAGAGGAGGTCTGGTGGTGCTGGTCGGTGGAGCGCTGGGTGGATGTGTGGAGAAGATAAGATTCTCGGTGGGATTGAGTGCTTGTCGCTACTGCTTGCTTTTTCTAGACGATGCGATGTCGCTGCTACTAGAAGTCGATCTCTTTTGTTTTTGCATAGGGCTAGATCTCTGCTAGCATACAATTTACTACTACTTGGCTGCTGTTTAAGCCTACCGTAGCTTAATCTTAATTATGAATATTAGTAGTTACAGTATTTAAAAGATGTGTGAATGAAATATTGGAAAGATTTGTTCAAAAAAATATTGAAAATAAATACTATTTATGAACGGAAAAGATATTTGGGGGTCACCTATGGACTACCTGATCAGCAATATATTCCTCAAGTCTCGATATTCCTGATGCCgttgatgagagagagagagaagcatgtGGTCGTGGCTACTTCGACCATGTCCTCGGTCCTTCTACTCCCTTCCCTCATATCATCTCACCTGCAATTCTTCATGTCCTGATCCTGTTCGAGCTCTGATGATGGTGTCAAGGGAAGTAACCGTGTTGGCGCAGTTGGTGTGTGCTTCTACTGCTGGCGGTACCATATCAAGAAAAGAGCACCAAGCAATGTAAACTCTTTACTATCTATAATACATCGTCTTATCTTTGACTGCCCCAAAGTTGTAAAATATTACCCACCAACGCCACCTATAAGTGATTAAAATATTTCTCACAGGGGAATCCTCTGCCTTGGCCGGCTCATGCAGTAGGGACCTCCCATATTGCGTTGTGCGTGCGGGGAGAAGACGCACCACGTCCGTTTGAACCGGCCCATGTCCGGGTGGCCTGGTTTTTaaattttcttattttcttttttcttttttccgttTTCCTTTTTGCTACTTTAAATAATTTAGGACTTCAAAAAGTTCCGAAAATTTAAAAAATGACTTGAAAAACTACTGAAAGTTAAAAAAAATGAgaattttgaaataaaatgtttaataaatcataaaatgtttgtgaattggAAACATGTCCgcatttttataaaaaattattcaaaaatgtttgaaatttcaaaatctAATATTTAGGAAATTAAAAAATcataaattttaaaaaagttcaagtattaaaaaatgttaatgaaattgaacaaaattttgccaattcaaaaaatattcatgaaaaaatatccTAATATTTAATAAAATGTCAATGACTTAAAAAGTAGTTTATTCGTTCATAAAATTTTTGTTGATTCAAAAAATGATcacgcatttcaaaaaatgttcattaaattaaaaaattgttccaaaaattTCCAAAACAATGTTCATCCATTCTAGAAATGTTCGCTGATTCAAGAAAATTGgtaaaaatgtttgcaaatagtttaaaatgttcatgaattcaattattttttattttagaaaatgtttgaaaatttgtaaaaatgttaatgaatttgacaaatgttcataatttcaaatATGTTTACGAgttctaaaaaatgttcatgatttcacgaaATTGAGAGTGATACTGTATCTC
Above is a window of Triticum dicoccoides isolate Atlit2015 ecotype Zavitan chromosome 5B, WEW_v2.0, whole genome shotgun sequence DNA encoding:
- the LOC119310102 gene encoding uncharacterized protein LOC119310102, coding for MVPPAVEAHTNCANTVTSLDTIIRARTGSGHEELQKKQAVATSTQSHRESYLLHTSTQRSTDQHHQTSSRASATGPASPRAQASRQPGAHAQASRAAQRCRPYAAASTNHTGARSSPRPRGLPPVRRPAAGASHPRHGPPTPTPKLLMLFSARSAPPHLLRPCREPPSGAPATSNRQISMFRISRMIFRNLTPISEPGGGRSSYWA